From a region of the Phaseolus vulgaris cultivar G19833 chromosome 6, P. vulgaris v2.0, whole genome shotgun sequence genome:
- the LOC137832366 gene encoding small ribosomal subunit protein uS11, translating into MSRRKVREPKEENVTLGPAVRDGEHVFGVARIFASFNDTFIHVTDLSGRETLVRITGGMKVKADRDESSPYAAMLAAQDVAARCKELGITALHIRLRATGGNKTKTPGPGAQSALRALARSGMKIGRIEDVTPIPSDSTRRKSGRRGRRL; encoded by the exons TCGAGGAGAAAGGTCAGAGAGCCAAAGGAGGAAAACGTGACTCTGGGTCCAGCTGTCAGAGACGGTGAACACGTCTTTGGTGTGGCTCGCATATTTGCCTCATTCAATGACACCTTCATT CATGTCACTGATCTGTCTGGGAGGGAAACCCTTGTCCGCATCACGG gtgGAATGAAGGTTAAAGCTGACAGAGATGAATCATCTCCCTATGCTGCCATGCTTGCAGCACAGGATGTTGCTGCCAGATGCAAG GAACTGGGCATAACTGCCCTTCATATCAGGCTCCGTGCAACTGGTGGAAACAAGACCAAAACACCTGGTCCTGGTGCTCAATCCGCTCTTAGGGCTCTTGCTCGTTCAGGAATGAAAATCGGTCGTATAG AGGACGTGACACCCATTCCTTCGGATAGCACTCGTAGAAAGAGTGGTAGAAGAGGTAGAAGGCTCTAA
- the LOC137832367 gene encoding small ribosomal subunit protein uS11, translating to MSRRKVREPKEENVTLGPAVRDGEHVFGVARIFASFNDTFIHVTDLSGRETLVRITGGMKVKADRDESSPYAAMLAAQDVAARCKELGITALHIRLRATGGNKTKTPGPGAQSALRALARSGMKIGRIEDVTPIPSDSTRRKSGRRGRRL from the exons ATG TCGAGGAGAAAAGTTAGAGAGCCAAAGGAGGAAAACGTGACTCTGGGTCCAGCTGTTAGAGACGGTGAACACGTCTTTGGTGTCGCTCGCATATTTGCCTCTTTCAATGACACCTTCATT CATGTCACTGATTTGTCTGGGAGGGAAACCCTTGTCCGCATCACGG gtGGAATGAAGGTTAAAGCTGACAGAGATGAATCATCTCCATATGCTGCCATGCTTGCAGCACAGGATGTTGCTGCCAGATGCAAG GAACTGGGCATAACTGCACTCCATATCAGGCTCCGTGCAACTGGTGGAAACAAGACCAAAACACCTGGTCCTGGTGCCCAATCAGCCCTTAGGGCCCTTGCTCGTTCAGGAATGAAAATTGGTCGTATAG AGGATGTTACCCCCATTCCTTCGGACAGCACTCGTAGAAAGAGTGGTAGAAGAGGTAGGAGGCTCTAG
- the LOC137832368 gene encoding large ribosomal subunit protein eL20z-like — translation MNEKGENRGIVTDNPYYGTFQGVTNYYSPQNHLYPSSPSSYPCTYYQQQGCHVLPVYAVAERRPLREHRLPCCGLGLGWFLFIIGWFLGGVPWYIGTFVLVFVQMDCREKPGLIACAVASFVTLVVVALGFTDGDLQKFI, via the exons ATGAATGAGAAGGGGGAAAATAGGGGAATTGTCACCGACAACCCTTATTACGGTACCTTTCAAGGCGTTACCAATTATTATTCTCCTCAAAATCATTTATACCCCTCTTCTCCTTCGTCTTATCCCTGCACTTATTACCAACAACAAGGTTGTCATGTTCTTCCAG TTTATGCGGTTGCTGAAAGAAGGCCTTTGAGAGAACATCGTCTTCCCTGTTGTGGACTTGGTTTAGGCTGGTTTTT GTTTATAATTGGTTGGTTTCTTGGTGGTGTTCCTTGGTACATTGGAACTTTCGTTTTAGTATTTGTGCAAATGGATTGTCGAGAGAAACCAGGACTTATTGCATGTGCAGTGGCG TCGTTCGTTACTTTGGTAGTGGTTGCCCTTGGTTTCACAGACGGAGATCTTCAAAAGTTTATATGA